In Falco biarmicus isolate bFalBia1 chromosome 7, bFalBia1.pri, whole genome shotgun sequence, a single window of DNA contains:
- the BMF gene encoding bcl-2-modifying factor isoform X3: MDRPSYLEEDYSSLDGLDDDVFHSDDFGLAGNAGYRLHVPPVGFALDPHLQEEPQEGQREARAEVQIARKLQCIADQFHRLHIQRHQQNRNQVWWQLFLFLHNLALNAEANRNHTGQR; the protein is encoded by the exons ATGGATCGCCCCAGCTACCTGGAAGAGGACTATTCTAGCCTGGATGGGCTGGACGATGACGTGTTTCACTCTGATGACTTTGGACTTGCAG GGAATGCTGGTTACCGTTTACACGTCCCTCCAGTTGGCTTTGCATTGGATCCGCATCTCCAAGAGGAGCCTCAGGAAGGTCAGCGGGAAGCGCGTGCTGAGGTGCAGATTGCACGGAAGTTGCAGTGCATTGCTGACCAGTTCCACCGGCTCCACATACAGAGG catcagcagaacagaaatcaaGTGTGGTGgcagctttttctcttcctacaCAACTTGGCCTTAAACGCAGAGGCGAACAGGAACCACACTGGGCAGAGGTGA
- the BMF gene encoding bcl-2-modifying factor isoform X1, translating into MDRPSYLEEDYSSLDGLDDDVFHSDDFGLAGQPGEMTATGIFTQNQSYSCLLGRFQLFPLTHCCGPGIRHPEQQDKATQTLSPSSSSQDVMLPCGVTEEPRRLFYGNAGYRLHVPPVGFALDPHLQEEPQEGQREARAEVQIARKLQCIADQFHRLHIQRHQQNRNQVWWQLFLFLHNLALNAEANRNHTGQR; encoded by the exons ATGGATCGCCCCAGCTACCTGGAAGAGGACTATTCTAGCCTGGATGGGCTGGACGATGACGTGTTTCACTCTGATGACTTTGGACTTGCAGGTCAGCCTGGTGAGATGACTGCAACTGGCATTTTCACACAGAACCAGTCCTACAGCTGCCTTCTGGGGAGGTTTCAACTATTCCCCCTCACACACTGCTGTGGTCCCGGTATCAGGCATcctgagcagcaggacaaggcAACTCAAACACTCAGCCCGTCCTCTTCCAGTCAGGATGTTATGTTGCCTTGTGGAGTCACTGAAGAGCCCCGGAGACTCTTCTATG GGAATGCTGGTTACCGTTTACACGTCCCTCCAGTTGGCTTTGCATTGGATCCGCATCTCCAAGAGGAGCCTCAGGAAGGTCAGCGGGAAGCGCGTGCTGAGGTGCAGATTGCACGGAAGTTGCAGTGCATTGCTGACCAGTTCCACCGGCTCCACATACAGAGG catcagcagaacagaaatcaaGTGTGGTGgcagctttttctcttcctacaCAACTTGGCCTTAAACGCAGAGGCGAACAGGAACCACACTGGGCAGAGGTGA
- the BMF gene encoding bcl-2-modifying factor isoform X2, with protein MTATGIFTQNQSYSCLLGRFQLFPLTHCCGPGIRHPEQQDKATQTLSPSSSSQDVMLPCGVTEEPRRLFYGNAGYRLHVPPVGFALDPHLQEEPQEGQREARAEVQIARKLQCIADQFHRLHIQRHQQNRNQVWWQLFLFLHNLALNAEANRNHTGQR; from the exons ATGACTGCAACTGGCATTTTCACACAGAACCAGTCCTACAGCTGCCTTCTGGGGAGGTTTCAACTATTCCCCCTCACACACTGCTGTGGTCCCGGTATCAGGCATcctgagcagcaggacaaggcAACTCAAACACTCAGCCCGTCCTCTTCCAGTCAGGATGTTATGTTGCCTTGTGGAGTCACTGAAGAGCCCCGGAGACTCTTCTATG GGAATGCTGGTTACCGTTTACACGTCCCTCCAGTTGGCTTTGCATTGGATCCGCATCTCCAAGAGGAGCCTCAGGAAGGTCAGCGGGAAGCGCGTGCTGAGGTGCAGATTGCACGGAAGTTGCAGTGCATTGCTGACCAGTTCCACCGGCTCCACATACAGAGG catcagcagaacagaaatcaaGTGTGGTGgcagctttttctcttcctacaCAACTTGGCCTTAAACGCAGAGGCGAACAGGAACCACACTGGGCAGAGGTGA